The following proteins come from a genomic window of Pyxidicoccus sp. MSG2:
- a CDS encoding S1C family serine protease — MFAFILAAVLAQAPVAPVEPGPSAPDAGAPEAAPPVPISALPPATHELFQRIQGRVAQVRIIERRSGTRSSIGSAFFVSAAGHAVTNYHVVSDVVIHPEDYTAELVLSGSPEPVPVRLVDVDVVHDLAVIQMGTPVTDFFALEDREPPQGARLFAMGNPRDLGTTIVEGTYNGYIQDALYERLHFSGAINPGMSGGPTLTGEGRVVGINVATMGNQVGFLVPVRYARELLARALKETAADPQALLDTVRTQLMDNQERLTERLMEAPLPKQALGGYQVPGRWSPFLKCWGDTPHDPEVPYTVTNYQCSSEEDIYVSSNHRTGVVAYLHQHATSQKLGALRFSALYSALFAQDPDAVEATRQDVTNYRCKSEFVDVGGLPVRAALCLRAYRKFPGLYDVVLRAATLNAGTSGVDTSLTLAGFTADNGRKIARRYLEGLSWTK; from the coding sequence ATGTTCGCCTTCATCCTCGCCGCCGTGCTCGCGCAGGCGCCGGTGGCTCCCGTGGAGCCCGGCCCGTCAGCGCCGGATGCCGGAGCCCCCGAGGCCGCGCCGCCGGTGCCCATCTCCGCGCTGCCGCCCGCCACCCATGAGCTGTTCCAGCGCATCCAGGGCCGCGTCGCCCAGGTGCGCATCATCGAGCGCCGCTCGGGGACGCGCTCGTCCATCGGCTCGGCGTTCTTCGTCTCCGCCGCCGGCCACGCGGTGACGAACTACCACGTGGTCTCCGACGTGGTCATCCACCCCGAGGACTACACCGCGGAGCTGGTGCTGAGCGGCAGTCCGGAGCCCGTCCCCGTGCGCCTGGTGGACGTGGACGTGGTGCACGACCTGGCCGTCATCCAGATGGGCACGCCGGTGACGGACTTCTTCGCCCTCGAGGACCGCGAGCCGCCGCAGGGCGCGCGGCTGTTCGCCATGGGCAACCCGAGAGACCTCGGCACCACCATCGTCGAGGGCACGTACAACGGCTACATCCAGGACGCCCTCTACGAGCGGCTCCACTTCAGTGGCGCCATCAACCCCGGCATGAGCGGCGGGCCCACGCTCACCGGAGAGGGTCGCGTGGTGGGCATCAACGTCGCCACCATGGGCAACCAGGTGGGCTTCCTCGTGCCAGTGCGCTACGCGCGCGAATTGCTCGCCCGCGCGCTGAAGGAAACGGCGGCGGACCCGCAGGCGCTGCTGGACACGGTGCGCACGCAGCTCATGGACAACCAGGAGCGCCTCACCGAGCGGCTCATGGAGGCGCCGCTGCCGAAGCAGGCGCTGGGCGGCTACCAGGTCCCCGGCCGTTGGAGCCCCTTCCTCAAGTGCTGGGGCGACACGCCGCACGACCCGGAGGTGCCGTACACGGTGACGAACTACCAGTGCTCGTCCGAGGAGGACATCTACGTGTCCTCGAACCACCGCACGGGCGTGGTGGCCTACCTGCACCAGCACGCCACCAGTCAGAAGCTGGGCGCGCTGCGCTTCTCCGCGCTCTACAGCGCGCTGTTCGCCCAGGACCCGGACGCGGTGGAGGCCACGCGCCAGGACGTCACCAACTACCGTTGCAAGTCGGAGTTCGTGGACGTGGGCGGCCTGCCGGTGCGCGCCGCGCTGTGCCTGCGCGCGTACCGGAAGTTCCCCGGCCTCTATGACGTGGTGCTGCGCGCGGCCACGCTGAACGCGGGCACCAGCGGCGTGGACACCTCGCTGACGCTCGCCGGCTTTACCGCGGACAACGGCCGGAAGATTGCCCGCCGCTACCTGGAGGGGCTGTCGTGGACGAAGTGA
- a CDS encoding cyclic peptide export ABC transporter, whose amino-acid sequence MKLFLLMLKQSRGRVLLAVLCGLISGACSAGLLALINDTLAARDTSVSGGAAMFALLGLGTLLSRISAQVLLARLHQGALFHLRLRLSRNILAAPLRRLETLGRHRLLATLTDDIVTVGMGMSVMPYFLISAAILFGCLVWLATISLSLFAGLTGFLMVGTLTFRLLTRRSTRLLSKVREIQDTLYQHFRAVTEGIKELKLHGPRRQAFLSEDLEPTTKQLRDLAISSSSNYAVASGWGFFLFFVFIGLLLYGLPRLAVVDPVQLLGYTLTILYLQQPLQTMMDFVPPLGRGSVAAQKIEALGLSLAQEAEPVAAPAAAPRSFSTLELRGVTHSYHREQQDERFMLGPVNLTLRPGEVVFLVGGNGSGKTTLAKLLTGLYTPESGEILVDGQPVTEPGREQYRQLFSAIFADFYLFERLMGLTQEATRAAQGYLERLHLDAKVRITRDALSTTDLSLGQRKRLALLTANLEDRPIYLFDEWAADQDPIFKDIFYQELLADLRRRGKMVIVISHDDRYFSKADRILRLEYGQLLPEGADQAVPRLATT is encoded by the coding sequence GTGAAGCTCTTCCTCCTGATGCTCAAGCAATCCCGCGGGCGCGTCCTGCTCGCGGTCCTCTGCGGTCTGATCTCCGGCGCGTGCAGTGCCGGCCTGCTGGCCCTCATCAATGACACCCTCGCCGCCCGCGACACCTCCGTCTCCGGCGGCGCGGCCATGTTCGCCCTCCTGGGTCTGGGCACGCTGCTCAGTCGCATCAGCGCTCAGGTGCTGCTCGCCCGCCTCCACCAGGGCGCCCTCTTCCACCTGCGACTGCGGCTCAGCCGCAACATCCTCGCCGCGCCCCTGCGCCGGCTGGAGACGCTGGGGCGCCACCGACTGCTGGCCACCCTCACGGATGACATCGTCACGGTGGGCATGGGCATGTCCGTGATGCCCTACTTCCTCATCAGCGCCGCCATCCTCTTCGGCTGCCTCGTCTGGCTTGCCACCATCTCCCTGTCCCTTTTCGCCGGGCTCACCGGCTTCCTCATGGTGGGAACGCTGACCTTCCGGCTGCTCACCAGGCGCTCCACGCGCCTGCTGAGCAAGGTGCGCGAAATCCAGGACACCCTCTACCAGCACTTCCGCGCCGTCACCGAGGGCATCAAGGAGCTGAAGCTGCACGGGCCCCGCCGGCAGGCCTTCCTCTCGGAGGACCTCGAGCCCACCACGAAGCAGCTCCGCGACCTGGCCATCTCCAGCAGCAGCAATTACGCCGTCGCGAGCGGTTGGGGCTTCTTCCTCTTCTTCGTCTTCATCGGCCTGCTCCTGTACGGCCTGCCCCGGCTGGCCGTCGTCGACCCAGTGCAGTTGCTCGGCTACACCCTCACCATCCTCTACCTGCAGCAGCCCCTGCAGACGATGATGGACTTCGTCCCCCCGCTGGGACGGGGCAGCGTCGCCGCGCAAAAAATCGAGGCGCTGGGCCTGTCCCTGGCCCAGGAAGCCGAGCCGGTTGCGGCGCCCGCCGCCGCCCCGCGGAGCTTTTCCACCCTGGAACTGCGGGGCGTCACCCACAGCTACCACCGCGAGCAGCAGGATGAGCGCTTCATGCTAGGCCCGGTGAACCTGACCCTGCGTCCCGGCGAGGTCGTCTTCCTGGTGGGCGGCAACGGCAGCGGGAAGACGACGCTGGCCAAGCTGCTCACCGGCCTCTACACCCCCGAGTCCGGGGAAATCCTCGTCGACGGCCAACCGGTGACTGAGCCGGGCCGGGAGCAGTACCGCCAGCTCTTTTCCGCCATCTTCGCCGACTTCTACCTCTTCGAGCGGCTGATGGGCCTCACGCAGGAGGCCACGCGCGCGGCCCAGGGCTACCTGGAGCGTCTGCACCTGGACGCCAAGGTGCGCATCACCCGCGACGCGCTGTCCACCACCGACCTGTCGCTCGGCCAGCGCAAGCGCCTGGCGCTGCTGACCGCCAACCTCGAGGACCGCCCCATCTACCTCTTCGACGAGTGGGCCGCGGACCAGGACCCCATCTTCAAGGACATCTTCTACCAGGAGCTGCTGGCGGACCTGCGGCGCCGAGGCAAGATGGTCATCGTCATCAGCCACGATGACCGCTACTTCTCCAAGGCCGACCGGATCCTCCGACTGGAGTACGGCCAGCTCCTCCCGGAAGGCGCGGACCAGGCGGTCCCCCGGCTCGCCACGACCTGA
- a CDS encoding FHA domain-containing protein, whose protein sequence is MDEVIFLEVLEGDAVHARHRLERFPASVGRGYSNDVILDDPKVSAEHLRIERREDGVLMLRDVGSHNGTFRVEPWAPLAELELTSDTRVAVGDTVLRFRARNHPVEDTVVGPAPTAPRPRVFEQPRTFALALVALVGASLLEGYLTNYGRTDWGELTVAVVAPLALMFVWAGGWSVASRIARRQFHYRTHAAIGTLVLLGSIVIPALLTLVAFSLALGGGLPGVHYLAFLGLMGWGLYWHLRYVTRWDPRRLMRVLTVVTLVFGALSRAGDWLGNEGFSDGLDFPRTLLPPAFRLARAQPVDAFFEDTAGLQEQVDALTKEE, encoded by the coding sequence GTGGACGAAGTGATCTTCCTGGAAGTGCTGGAGGGCGACGCCGTCCATGCCCGCCACCGCCTGGAGCGCTTCCCCGCCAGCGTGGGGCGCGGCTACTCCAACGACGTCATCCTCGACGACCCGAAGGTGTCCGCCGAGCACCTGCGCATCGAGCGCCGCGAGGACGGCGTATTGATGTTGCGCGACGTGGGCAGCCACAACGGCACCTTCCGCGTGGAGCCCTGGGCGCCGCTCGCCGAGCTGGAATTGACGTCCGACACCCGCGTGGCGGTGGGCGATACCGTGCTGCGCTTCCGCGCGCGCAACCACCCGGTGGAGGACACCGTCGTCGGGCCCGCGCCCACCGCGCCGCGCCCCCGCGTCTTCGAGCAGCCCCGCACCTTCGCCCTGGCGCTGGTGGCCCTGGTGGGCGCGAGCCTCCTGGAGGGGTACCTCACCAACTACGGGCGCACTGACTGGGGCGAGTTGACGGTGGCGGTGGTGGCTCCGCTGGCCCTCATGTTCGTGTGGGCGGGTGGCTGGTCCGTGGCGAGCCGCATCGCCCGCCGGCAGTTCCACTACCGCACGCACGCCGCCATTGGCACGCTGGTGCTGCTGGGCTCCATCGTCATTCCCGCGCTGCTCACGCTGGTGGCCTTCAGCCTTGCGCTGGGGGGCGGGCTGCCGGGAGTGCACTACCTCGCCTTCCTCGGGCTGATGGGGTGGGGGCTCTACTGGCACCTGCGCTACGTGACGCGGTGGGACCCCCGGCGGTTGATGCGCGTGCTCACCGTCGTCACGCTCGTGTTCGGCGCGCTGTCCCGCGCGGGAGACTGGTTGGGCAACGAGGGCTTCAGCGACGGGCTCGACTTCCCTCGCACGCTGCTGCCCCCCGCCTTCCGCCTCGCCCGCGCGCAGCCCGTGGACGCTTTCTTCGAGGACACGGCGGGGTTGCAGGAGCAGGTGGACGCGCTGACGAAGGAGGAGTGA